In one window of Agrobacterium larrymoorei DNA:
- a CDS encoding DUF3563 domain-containing protein — protein sequence MFAPLRKIARAVRGKSVQEREFDYLSDSVSRVDLEFRQREIDRGMFRR from the coding sequence ATGTTTGCACCGCTTCGTAAGATCGCCCGCGCTGTTCGTGGCAAGTCGGTTCAGGAACGCGAATTCGATTATCTCAGCGATTCCGTATCGCGCGTAGACCTGGAATTCCGCCAGCGCGAAATCGACCGCGGCATGTTCCGTCGTTAA
- a CDS encoding DUF2062 domain-containing protein yields the protein MPFRRRVPATLSERLRAALWPRMGLRRSLRYMKLKLVRLSASPYSVAAGVAIGVAVAWTPFLGVHIIIAMVIGFILRANLVAAALGTTFANPLTFPLIWASTWELGHLILGRGKAELSSHIDFVAIFSHMNFLQLWKPVLEPMAIGSLIPAAISAVVTYAGVYAVIRGFRHRKHQQIAERAANRNSAMGIIE from the coding sequence ATGCCGTTTCGTCGTCGTGTACCTGCAACATTATCCGAAAGATTGCGTGCCGCTCTCTGGCCGCGCATGGGCCTTCGCCGTTCGCTTCGATATATGAAGCTGAAGCTCGTGCGACTGTCTGCATCGCCTTATTCCGTGGCGGCGGGTGTGGCGATTGGCGTGGCAGTCGCATGGACGCCCTTTCTCGGCGTCCATATTATCATCGCCATGGTGATAGGCTTCATCCTGCGGGCCAATCTCGTGGCCGCAGCACTCGGCACCACTTTTGCAAATCCCCTCACATTTCCGTTGATCTGGGCATCCACCTGGGAGCTCGGGCATCTCATTCTGGGTCGCGGTAAGGCGGAGCTCTCTTCCCATATCGACTTCGTCGCGATTTTCTCCCACATGAATTTCCTGCAATTGTGGAAACCGGTGCTGGAACCTATGGCAATCGGCTCGCTTATTCCCGCGGCTATTTCCGCGGTCGTGACCTATGCGGGGGTCTATGCCGTCATACGTGGCTTTCGACATCGCAAGCATCAGCAGATCGCAGAGCGCGCCGCAAACCGAAATTCTGCAATGGGTATAATTGAATGA
- the acpS gene encoding holo-ACP synthase, with amino-acid sequence MIIGMGSDLIDIRRIETSISRFGERFTNRCFTDIERAKSDRRKNRAASYAKRFAAKEACSKALGTGLAQGVFWKDMGVVNLPSGKPTMQLTNGAAERLAELLPADHEAVIHLTITDEFPYAQAFVIIEALPRSR; translated from the coding sequence ATGATCATTGGCATGGGGAGCGACCTGATCGATATTCGTCGCATCGAGACTTCCATCTCCCGCTTCGGCGAACGCTTCACCAATCGCTGCTTCACGGATATCGAAAGGGCGAAATCCGACCGCCGAAAGAACCGCGCCGCTTCCTACGCCAAGCGCTTTGCCGCCAAGGAGGCCTGTTCCAAGGCGCTGGGGACCGGACTTGCGCAGGGCGTGTTCTGGAAGGACATGGGTGTCGTGAACCTGCCGAGCGGCAAGCCGACCATGCAACTGACCAATGGCGCCGCCGAGCGTCTGGCCGAGCTTTTGCCTGCCGATCACGAGGCGGTCATCCATCTGACGATTACCGATGAATTTCCCTATGCGCAGGCTTTCGTCATCATCGAAGCGCTGCCGCGCAGCCGATAA